The proteins below are encoded in one region of Solenopsis invicta isolate M01_SB chromosome 8, UNIL_Sinv_3.0, whole genome shotgun sequence:
- the LOC105197861 gene encoding uncharacterized protein LOC105197861 produces MYALHCPHDRLSQCIATCPYVKRSPEECRFFQMHPRAFHVLALALTAVVRAGCDDKTKWYSGLRSIIKNCPSVSQNSSDQDELLDIFRRCVQQRAIDTLDILLNEDVITLFDGVDLIRLHSNDENNTEYKDNLTDELEEEDISWPAIIWNRMTRVLRTHAFKINVDRMFNTAANTSAQNLDSIVQGRGKRRRKNNLFPMMVMGLMIVGTILVPMGFQFLAVLGGKALILAKMALILSSIQGLKKIATSGVNYGLYHVHDGFHDRSQQVPEEEHPMYLPPRPYN; encoded by the exons ATGTACGCGTTACATTGCCCGCACGACCGTCTTTCGCAGTGCATTGCGACGTGTCCGTACGTGAAGAGGTCTCCGGAGGAGTGTAGATTTTTCCAG ATGCACCCTCGTGCTTTCCACGTCCTTGCTCTCGCACTGACTGCGGTCGTAAGGGCCGGCTGTGACGATAAAACAAAATGGTACTCTGGATTACGATCCATAATCAAGAATTGCCCATCGGTGTCCCAGAACAGCTCCGACCAGGATGAATTGTTAGACATTTTTAGAAGATGCGTGCAGCAAAGGGCTATCGATACGTTGGATATTCTTCTCAACGAAGATGTTATTACGTTATTTGACGGAGTTGATTTGATACGACTTCATTCAAATGATGAAAACAATACGGAATATAA AGATAATTTAACCGATGAGTTGGAAGAGGAGGACATCAGCTGGCCGGCGATCATCTGGAATCGAATGACACGCGTTCTGCGGACTCACGCTTTCAAAATTAACGTCGATCGTATGTTTAACACAGCTGCCAACACGTCCGCGCAGAATCTGGACAGTATCGTCCAAG GTCGCGGAAAGCGCCGTCGAAAGAATAACTTGTTTCCGATGATGGTGATGGGCCTGATGATAGTTGGTACGATCCTAGTGCCGATGGGCTTTCAATTCCTCGCAGTGTTGGGCGGTAAAGCTCTCATTCTTGCTAAAATGGCCCTTATATTGTCCAGTATACAAGGTCTGAAAAAGATAGCCACCAGCGGCGTCAATTACGGATTGTATCATGTCCATGACGGCTTTCACGACAGGAGTCAACAGGTCCCCGAGGAAGAACATCCGATGTACCTGCCTCCGCGTCCTTACAATTAG
- the LOC105192873 gene encoding adenomatous polyposis coli protein, translating to MDMNNAETYDEDVNDQPIDYSKKYVERNAPPQNQRLADGSQANHVSKKEFDEHDKVDLFGDYAETDLDQPTDYSLRYAEDDTDEEEKQNTEYFPGSEQEDTVKTYCTEGTPYETPFNFSTATSMSDLRVEDIKENVIVRKVPKKTMEVDNKISLSFMKQTEALGCDEQDGSITKELEENSKDTVVLNPGQVTPEKIVSYYEEEETSRGFSRANSLSSLNSAITPQNNITRVISKEDLPPSVNKEELENDDHNVRLNNSQIELSSVSNNSFENKNSPSVLEKEGKMVTFGGQNYYAEETPLMFSRCSSLGSLSGFEQYSIHDDRSSVISDFSRRTSGVVSPSELPDSPTQTVLPSPRNHKVQNTEFISKMQEEARPSVRHLVFPKPHITRNSVFEDDIATFKEESTPIEFSSATSLSSLTIDDEVKIPDDTTTYHIIEKVFDTNEKDIHILEKDIHNMKISNPENHAKEEQVSDGDEDDDDMLAACINMGMQTNRYRQSLNSQKSVQPESPNILVPYQRNSNPSRLESHATPLKASVGTSKNRTAMEIVASDTVHVYCTEDTPADISPVGSQSNLSALSMPSVQEDIEKIVCEQDKSAEIDCQRNDLSDENSNFSGEDEKILDECIQSGIPKARQITPPPLPTNGILFVKKSEALSHKFNICGTPSSSPVDTSHGNKNSILSPKSPGNVSLRHPDEFSDDSLNHSDDDAILTECIQSAMPKARFSLSSPIRSSLVQTAENSTTMNIQPSSTSSTFFQPRYMEQKKNIVKKLLLFEDNVGLSEEEEDIMLEQCIRSGMPKALNSMSPITMTSTAKKSEPSLKTTGNFPIPSTSYFANKSHSPRNATLYSPSVSINTAEVGFASGRNVSDNFNYFLGKTTSSNIVHTSGQTLKNNDNGTREKINNSPHCARRSPLRHTEIQNGNFVDNLCTPLRSRDVKCASFCNRVQNDDDYACKNHNTVKSNTVPSRHSSVSSLNEEDSFISTEELALLNLCINSGIPRKCRVKGTKPNESVISNGHDDCEPEDNYSVSSYNSYVCKT from the exons ATGGACATGAATAACGCGGAGACATACGACGAAGACGTGAACGATCAACCGATCGATTACAGCAAGAAATATGTTGAGAGAAACGCTCCACCGCAGAATCAACGTCTGGCTGACGGGTCACAGGCGAACCACGTATCAAAAAAGGAATTCGACGAGCACGATAAGGTGGACCTGTTCGGCGACTATGCTGAAACCGATCTTGATCAGCCCACAGATTACAGCCTGCGGTACGCCGAGGACGACACTGATGAGGAGGAGAAGCAGAACACCGAGTATTTTCCAGGCAGTGAACAAGAGGATACCGTTAAGACTTATTGTACCGAAGGAACCCCCTATGAGACTCCTTTTAACTTCTCCACAGCTACTTCCATGTCGGATCTTCGAGTTGAAGATATAAAGGAGAATGTAATTGTGAGGAAGGTACCAAAGAAGACGATGGAAGTAGACAACAAAATATCTTTGTCTTTTATGAAACAGACTGAAGCACTTGGTTGTGACGAACAAGATGGTTCAATAACAAAAGAGCTTGAAGAGAACTCAAAAGATACTGTCGTTCTTAATCCTGGACAAGTAACTCCAGAAAAGATAGTAAGTTATTACGAGGAGGAAGAAACGTCTCGAGGCTTCTCACGTGCCAATTCTCTTAGTTCTTTGAATAGTGCAATAACACCTCAGAATAACATTACGCGAGTTATCTCAAAAGAAGATTTACCTCCTTCTGTGAATAAAGAAGAGTTGGAAAATGACGATCACAATGTAAGGTTGAATAACAGTCAAATTGAGTTATCGTCAGTGAGTAATAATTCTTTTGAGAATAAGAATAGTCCAAGTGTTCTAGAAAAAGAAG GAAAAATGGTGACATTTGGTGGTCAAAATTACTATGCGGAAGAAACTCCTCTAATGTTTTCACGCTGTAGTTCTCTTGGCTCATTAAGTGGTTTTGAGCAATATTCTATCCATGATGATCGTAGTTCTGTGATCAGTGATTTTAG CCGTAGGACTAGTGGTGTAGTATCACCTAGTGAACTGCCTGATTCGCCTACACAAACAGTTTTACCTAGTCCACGTAATCATAAGGTCCAGAATACAGAATTTATATCAAAGATGCAAGAAGAAGCAAGACCATCAGTTCGACATTTAG TATTTCCTAAACCGCATATCACGAGGAATAGTGTTTTTGAAGATGATATTGCGACTTTTAAGGAAGAATCAACACCAATTGAATTTTCTAGTGCAACCAGTCTAAGCTCCCTTACAATTGATGACGAAGTCAAAATACCTGATGATACTACGACGTATCatataatagaaaaagtatTTGATACAAATGAGAAAGATATTCATATACTCGAAAAAGATATtcataatatgaaaataagtaATCCGGAGAATCATGCGAAAGAGGAACAAGTAAGTGATGGCGATGAAGATGACGATGATATGTTGGCTGCTTGTATCAATATGGGAATGCAAACTAACAG ATATAGACAGTCTCTGAACTCTCAAAAATCTGTACAACCAGAATCGCCGAACATCTTAGTGCCATATCAGAGAAATTCTAACCCAAGCAGATTAGAATCACACGCGACTCCTCTGAAGGCGTCTGTTGGTACTTCGAAGAATAGAACTGCGATGGAAATTGTTGCTTCAGATACTGTACATGTATATTGCACAGAGGATACACCTGCAGATATCTCTCCAGTGGGATCTCAATCCAATCTATCTGCTCTATCAATGCCAAGTGTACAAGAGGATATAGAGAAGATTGTGTGCGAACAAGACAAATCAGCCGAGATTGATTGCCAGAGAAATGACTTGTCTGATGAAAATTCCAATTTTTCGGGCGAAGATGAGAAAATATTGGATGAATGTATTCAATCAGGCATACCTAAG GCAAGGCAAATAACTCCACCTCCGTTACCAACAAATGGcattctatttgtaaaaaaatctgaaGCACTATCGCATAAGTTTAACATATGCGGTACACCATCGTCTTCACCTGTCGATACAAGTcatggaaataaaaattctatattaagtCCCAAGTCGCCAGGTAATGTGTCATTGAGACATCCAGATGAATTTTCAGACGATAGTCTGAATCATTCAGACGACGATGCAATTTTGACGGAATGTATACAATCTGCAATGCCAAAG gcAAGATTTAGTTTATCGTCGCCAATTAGATCGTCGTTAGTACAAACTGCAGAAAATTCTACAACAATGAACATACAGCCATCCTCTACTTCATCAACATTTTTTCAACCAAGATATATGgagcaaaagaaaaatatagtaaaaaaacttttattatttgaagACAATGTCGGACTTtctgaagaagaagaagatatcATGTTAGAACAATGTATTAGATCTGGCATGCCAAAA gCATTAAATTCCATGTCGCCTATAACAATGACATCTACAGCCAAGAAATCTGAACCATCTTTGAAAACTACAGGCAATTTCCCCATCCCTTCAACCTCTTACTTTGCAAATAAATCTCATTCTCCCAGGAACGCTACACTGTATTCACCATCTGTGAGTATTAACACAGCAGAAGTGGGTTTTGCATCCGGCAGAAATGTATCTGACAATTTTAACTACTTCCTCGGGAAAACAACAAGCAGTAATATAGTACATACCTCCGGTcagacattaaaaaataatgataacggTACGCGCGAGAAGATAAACAATTCGCCGCATTGTGCTCGAAGATCACCGCTTCGTCATACAGAGATTCAAAACGGTAATTTCGTCGACAATCTGTGTACGCCCTTGCGGTCTCGCGATGTAAAGTGCGCGTCATTTTGTAATAGAGTCCAAAACGACGACGATTATGCGTGCAAAAATCATAATACAGTGAAATCCAACACTGTGCCTTCACGCCATAGTTCAGTAAGTTCCCTCAATGAAGAAGATTCATTTATTTCCACGGAAGAGTTGGCCCTACTGAACTTGTGCATTAATTCTGGTATTCCTAGAAAGTGTCGTGTTAAGGGAACTAAACCGAATGAAAGTGTAATCTCCAATGGCCATGACGACTGCGAGCCGGAGGACAATTATTCAGTGTCCAGTTACAATTCTTATGTTTGTAAGACGTAA
- the LOC120358477 gene encoding dehydrodolichyl diphosphate synthase complex subunit DHDDS-like encodes MTDLTTTIIHCLAMIISFIYHQFRNLQNMGFKYILGTSYLGLSYLVLNIIKTGKVPRHVAFIMDGNRCRYATKRNMTKKEGHSKGFDKMIETLNWCMDLGIKEITVYAFSIGNFNRSQEELDGLMDLSREKFNNLLKNIDILMDAGVCFRAFGNLSLIPEDINQLIAQTVIATKDNNKAFLNFAVAYTSRDELTHAITDIATAVKHNEILPEDITEELISDYLYTYQSSNPELLIRTSGEYRLSDFLMWQLSNACLYFTDTLWPEFNLWSLLGAVFYYQKCYYMYYVFRKNSLFS; translated from the exons ATGACGGATCTAACAACAACGATAATACATTGTTTGGCAAtgataatatcatttatttatcatcaGTTTCGCAATTTGCAGAATATgggatttaaatacattttag GAACATCTTACCTCGGCCTCTCCTACTTGGTTTTGAACATCATAAAGACCGGAAAGGTTCCCAGGCACGTAGCGTTCATCATGGATGGTAACAGATGTCGCTACGCGACGAAACGAAACATGACAAAAAAGGAGGGACACTCAAAGGG GTTTGATAAAATGATTGAAACGTTGAATTGGTGCATGGACCTTGGTATTAAAGAAATCACAGTTTATGCGTTCAGCATAGGCAACTTTAATCGTAGCCAAGAGGAACTTGATGGCCTCATGGACCTCAGTAGGGAGAAATTTAACAAcctcttaaaaaatat AGACATATTGATGGATGCTGGAGTGTGCTTTCGTGCGTTTGGAAATTTGTCCTTGATCCCAGAAGATATAAACCAATTAATCGCTCAAACTGTAATTGCCACTAAGGataataataaagcatttttaaattttgctgtcGCTTATACGT CAAGGGATGAACTTACTCATGCAATTACAGATATTGCAACGGCTGTAAAACATAATGAAATCTTACCAGAAGATATTACCGAAGAGTTAATATCTGACTATTTGTACACTTACCAATCCTCAAATCCAGAGTTATTGATACGTACGTCTGGAGAATATCGACTTAGCGACTTTTTAATGTGGCAG ctttccAATGCTTGCCTCTACTTTACTGATACCTTATGGCCTGAATTTAACTTATGGAGCTTGCTCGGTGCAgtcttttattatcaaaaatgttattatatgtattatgtatttaggaaaaactcccttttctcgtaa